A region from the Simiduia sp. 21SJ11W-1 genome encodes:
- a CDS encoding substrate-binding domain-containing protein, translated as MAHLMLLFMFKCWSRKFALLMLPAVCFANNPSLAPFSEAEQGLLFTAKGSNTVGAQLLPGLAEDFLRAKGLVNVGRIPLAVENEVRIQGFLSTRPATQPLFVDIAAHGSSTGFVGLQDGSAQLAMASRPIKAAEAQTLGHLGDMTDFAAEKVVAIDGLAIIVHPKNPLEALTIKQVADIFTGKITNWQALGGRNEPIKVAARDENSGTWDTFKTLVLAKGATLAPGTQRFESNDQLAALVSAQPGAIGFVGLASVNRAKALRLNDEGTEPLAPSALSVATEDYILSRRLFLYKSPADSTTVIDEFIQFAQSAAGQARVKQVGYVSQHPRVVAADLEGVIHQDYLATVRDAERLSVNIRFKAGSAELDNKAKQDVQRLAQVLKDPAFAEKTPLLIGFGDAKGSDSRAKVLSKLRATRVKAALYELGVSTAPVAGFGAIMPVAATDKVRNQRVEIWLK; from the coding sequence ATGGCCCATTTAATGCTGCTGTTTATGTTTAAATGCTGGTCGCGCAAATTTGCTTTGCTGATGTTGCCGGCGGTTTGCTTTGCCAATAACCCAAGCCTTGCGCCATTCAGTGAAGCTGAACAAGGCCTGCTGTTTACCGCCAAAGGCTCCAACACCGTAGGCGCACAACTGCTGCCGGGCCTTGCCGAAGATTTCCTGCGTGCCAAAGGCCTGGTTAACGTTGGCCGCATCCCTCTTGCGGTGGAAAACGAAGTACGGATTCAAGGTTTTTTAAGTACACGCCCTGCCACCCAACCACTGTTTGTTGATATTGCAGCGCACGGTTCTTCCACAGGTTTTGTAGGGCTGCAAGATGGCAGCGCGCAGCTGGCCATGGCCTCGCGCCCCATAAAAGCCGCCGAGGCCCAAACGCTTGGGCACCTGGGCGACATGACAGATTTTGCGGCAGAAAAAGTGGTTGCCATTGATGGCTTGGCCATTATCGTGCACCCCAAAAATCCGCTAGAGGCGCTCACCATTAAACAAGTAGCCGACATTTTTACGGGAAAAATTACCAACTGGCAGGCTTTAGGTGGCAGAAATGAACCCATTAAGGTGGCCGCGCGCGATGAAAACTCAGGCACCTGGGATACGTTCAAAACGCTGGTGCTGGCCAAGGGCGCAACACTTGCGCCGGGCACACAGCGGTTTGAATCCAACGACCAGTTAGCGGCACTGGTGAGCGCACAGCCCGGGGCTATCGGCTTTGTGGGCCTGGCGTCTGTTAATCGCGCTAAGGCGTTGCGGCTTAATGATGAAGGCACGGAGCCGCTCGCACCCAGCGCCTTGAGTGTTGCCACAGAAGACTACATATTGTCGCGCCGGCTGTTCTTATACAAAAGCCCCGCCGATTCTACCACGGTGATTGATGAGTTTATTCAGTTTGCACAAAGTGCAGCAGGTCAGGCGCGCGTAAAACAGGTGGGTTATGTGTCGCAACACCCCCGCGTGGTGGCGGCCGATTTGGAGGGGGTAATTCACCAAGACTATTTGGCCACGGTTCGCGATGCCGAGCGGCTATCGGTAAATATCCGCTTCAAAGCCGGCAGCGCCGAGCTGGATAACAAAGCCAAGCAAGATGTGCAGCGTTTGGCACAGGTATTAAAAGACCCGGCGTTCGCCGAGAAAACCCCGCTGCTGATCGGCTTTGGCGATGCCAAGGGCTCAGATAGCCGCGCTAAAGTACTTTCCAAATTGCGCGCCACGCGCGTGAAGGCCGCCCTCTATGAGCTAGGCGTAAGCACAGCGCCGGTGGCAGGTTTTGGTGCAATTATGCCCGTTGCCGCCACCGATAAAGTGCGCAACCAGCGCGTGGAAATCTGGCTTAAGTAA
- a CDS encoding lytic transglycosylase domain-containing protein has product MLLAWALWPALAFAQPKPAEVDDELRKLLLNAVQAADSFTDRFDAEAWLMLQSGRLKRFVKEPEKRLHILRAVHSEAKRAGLQPELVLAVIEVESAFNRFAVSRVGAQGMMQIMPFWKLEIGRPDDNLIDMHTNLRYGCTILKHYLKRSDGHWADALARYNGSYGQYWYPERVMNAWERWR; this is encoded by the coding sequence TTGTTGTTGGCGTGGGCCCTTTGGCCTGCGCTGGCATTTGCACAACCCAAACCTGCTGAAGTGGATGATGAGCTGCGCAAGCTGTTGCTCAACGCCGTGCAAGCGGCCGACAGCTTTACAGATCGCTTCGATGCAGAAGCCTGGCTAATGCTCCAATCTGGCCGGCTTAAACGTTTCGTAAAAGAGCCCGAAAAGCGCCTGCACATTTTGCGCGCCGTACACAGCGAGGCCAAGCGCGCGGGCTTGCAACCTGAGCTGGTACTTGCAGTAATAGAGGTTGAAAGTGCGTTTAACCGCTTTGCGGTTTCGCGGGTGGGCGCCCAGGGGATGATGCAAATCATGCCCTTCTGGAAACTGGAAATCGGCCGCCCGGACGACAATCTCATCGATATGCACACCAACCTGCGCTACGGCTGCACCATTCTCAAGCACTACCTCAAGCGTTCAGACGGCCACTGGGCCGATGCCTTGGCACGCTACAACGGCTCATACGGCCAGTATTGGTACCCCGAGCGGGTAATGAATGCGTGGGAGCGCTGGCGCTAG
- a CDS encoding Xaa-Pro peptidase family protein gives MAKSQGVGGQSAEQALAGLTNMCADIAPLPLAEYEARLVEARRLMASKGIDAIYLNAGTNLYYFTGMRWYASERMVGALLTAAGELHFIGPAFEENTLRQYMLVEGEFHGWQEHESPYALFAQLLADCGLAQGTIGLDEAAQFFITHGIQQAAPKAHYVNADVISGGCRMHKSDAEIALIQRAMDMTMAVHKATAAMLRPGISTVEVEQFINRAHKAVGAGGSSFCIVLFGVATSFPHGVKDPQILQANDWVLIDTGCRLEGYNSDITRSYAFGEISARQRHAFEAERLAQLAAFDAAQLGKPCSAPDAAARKVLAEQGFSGDYTLPGLPHRTGHGCGLDIHEWPYLVKGNDMPLASGMVFSNEPMLVLPNEFGVRLEDHFYMTDNGPRWFTEPSASIDAPFGA, from the coding sequence ATGGCGAAGTCACAGGGTGTAGGCGGGCAAAGTGCAGAGCAGGCCTTGGCGGGTTTGACGAACATGTGCGCCGATATTGCGCCCCTGCCATTGGCAGAATATGAGGCGCGATTGGTTGAGGCCCGGCGCCTGATGGCCAGCAAAGGCATTGATGCCATTTACCTTAATGCCGGCACCAACCTTTATTACTTTACCGGTATGCGCTGGTATGCCAGCGAGCGAATGGTGGGCGCCTTGCTCACCGCCGCCGGTGAATTGCATTTCATCGGGCCTGCCTTTGAAGAAAATACCCTGCGCCAATATATGCTGGTGGAAGGCGAGTTTCACGGTTGGCAAGAGCATGAAAGCCCCTATGCATTATTCGCCCAATTGCTGGCAGATTGCGGCCTTGCGCAGGGTACCATCGGGCTTGATGAGGCTGCGCAGTTTTTTATTACCCACGGCATTCAGCAGGCGGCCCCGAAGGCGCACTATGTTAACGCCGATGTCATCAGTGGCGGTTGCCGCATGCATAAATCTGATGCGGAAATTGCGTTAATCCAGCGCGCCATGGATATGACAATGGCAGTGCACAAGGCCACGGCGGCCATGCTGCGACCGGGCATCAGTACTGTGGAAGTAGAGCAATTTATAAACCGGGCTCACAAGGCGGTAGGTGCAGGGGGATCATCGTTTTGTATTGTGCTTTTTGGCGTGGCCACAAGTTTCCCCCACGGCGTAAAAGACCCGCAAATATTGCAAGCCAACGACTGGGTACTCATTGATACCGGTTGTCGCTTGGAGGGCTACAACAGCGACATCACCCGCAGCTACGCTTTCGGTGAAATTAGCGCGCGCCAGCGCCACGCATTTGAAGCCGAGCGGCTGGCGCAGTTGGCTGCCTTTGACGCCGCACAGCTGGGCAAGCCCTGCAGTGCCCCAGATGCTGCTGCACGCAAGGTTTTGGCAGAGCAGGGCTTTAGTGGTGATTACACCTTGCCGGGCCTGCCGCATCGCACCGGCCACGGCTGTGGGCTAGATATTCACGAGTGGCCCTATCTCGTAAAGGGCAATGATATGCCGCTGGCTTCGGGTATGGTGTTTTCCAACGAGCCCATGCTGGTGTTGCCCAATGAATTTGGCGTGCGTCTGGAAGATCACTTCTACATGACAGACAATGGCCCGCGCTGGTTTACCGAGCCCTCGGCGTCTATTGACGCACCCTTTGGCGCTTAG
- a CDS encoding peroxiredoxin, which produces MGVLVGKQAPDFNAAAVLASGEIVEDYNLSAAIKGKKAVVFFYPLDFTFVCPSELLAFDHRIAEFKKRNVEVIGVSIDSHFSHNAWRNTPVDQGGIGPVGYTLVADITHSICKDYDVESEGGVAFRGSFLIDEEGVVRHQVVNDLPLGRNVDEMIRMVDALAFHQEHGEVCPAGWKDGDKGMTASPEGVAAYLKENADKL; this is translated from the coding sequence ATGGGTGTATTAGTAGGCAAGCAGGCCCCCGACTTTAACGCGGCCGCCGTATTGGCCTCTGGTGAAATTGTTGAGGACTACAACCTGTCCGCAGCGATCAAAGGCAAGAAAGCCGTTGTATTCTTCTACCCACTGGACTTCACATTCGTATGCCCATCAGAGCTGTTGGCATTCGACCACCGCATCGCGGAGTTCAAAAAGCGCAATGTTGAAGTGATTGGTGTGTCTATCGACTCACACTTCAGCCATAACGCATGGCGTAACACCCCGGTAGATCAGGGCGGTATTGGCCCTGTGGGCTACACCCTGGTGGCCGACATCACCCACAGCATCTGTAAAGATTACGATGTTGAATCCGAAGGCGGCGTGGCTTTCCGCGGCTCTTTCCTGATCGATGAAGAAGGTGTGGTGCGCCACCAGGTGGTTAACGATCTGCCACTGGGCCGTAACGTGGATGAAATGATCCGCATGGTAGACGCGCTGGCGTTCCACCAGGAGCACGGTGAAGTGTGCCCAGCCGGCTGGAAAGACGGCGACAAGGGTATGACTGCATCACCTGAAGGTGTAGCGGCTTACCTGAAAGAAAACGCAGACAAGCTGTAA
- a CDS encoding HIT family protein — protein MFSLHPQLAQDSLLLGRMRLCQVRLSLDANYPWCLLIPERANVTEIHHLSEQDRHLLMDESCRLAEVMVSVFDPKKINVAALGNMVPQLHMHHVARFEDDAAWPGPIWGRVPALGYEDAALNKRRDKLVSALVGEGFTPAE, from the coding sequence ATGTTTTCCCTTCATCCACAGTTGGCGCAGGATTCATTATTACTGGGCCGTATGCGTTTATGTCAGGTGCGCCTGTCGCTGGACGCCAATTACCCCTGGTGCCTGCTGATCCCCGAGCGCGCCAATGTCACTGAAATCCACCATCTAAGCGAGCAAGATCGGCATCTGCTAATGGATGAATCCTGCCGGCTGGCGGAGGTGATGGTAAGCGTGTTCGACCCGAAAAAGATCAACGTGGCAGCCCTTGGCAACATGGTGCCCCAGCTGCATATGCACCATGTGGCGCGCTTTGAGGATGATGCCGCCTGGCCCGGCCCGATTTGGGGCCGTGTGCCTGCTCTGGGCTATGAGGATGCGGCCCTTAACAAGCGGCGCGATAAGCTTGTGAGTGCGTTGGTAGGCGAGGGGTTTACCCCCGCCGAATAG
- a CDS encoding OmpA family protein yields the protein MRKFVVVIAALALAACQTMDPYTGEQKTSNATTGAAVGAVAGAVLGAATAKKGKDRGKAAARGAAIGGIAGMGVGYYMDQQEMELRQELEGTGVRVRRDGDKLYLIMPGNITFATGRFEIRGDFYPTLNSVAKVLKKFDETAIKVAGHTDSVGSDSSNQVLSERRAESVAQYLRGQQIAAARVQAIGFGERYPVADNNTAAGREQNRRVELELIPMN from the coding sequence ATGCGTAAGTTTGTAGTTGTGATTGCGGCATTGGCATTGGCCGCGTGCCAAACCATGGACCCTTACACAGGCGAGCAAAAAACCAGTAACGCCACCACCGGTGCAGCCGTTGGTGCCGTGGCAGGTGCAGTGCTGGGTGCGGCTACCGCCAAAAAAGGCAAAGATCGCGGTAAAGCGGCCGCGCGCGGTGCAGCCATTGGTGGCATTGCCGGTATGGGCGTGGGCTACTACATGGATCAGCAGGAAATGGAATTGCGCCAGGAGCTGGAAGGCACCGGTGTGCGCGTGCGTCGTGATGGCGACAAGCTCTACCTGATCATGCCCGGTAACATCACGTTTGCTACCGGTCGCTTTGAAATTCGCGGCGATTTCTACCCCACGTTAAACAGCGTGGCGAAGGTACTGAAGAAGTTTGACGAAACCGCCATTAAGGTGGCCGGCCATACGGATTCCGTGGGCAGTGACAGCAGCAACCAGGTGTTGAGTGAGCGTCGCGCTGAAAGCGTTGCCCAGTACCTGCGTGGCCAGCAGATTGCAGCAGCCCGTGTGCAGGCAATCGGTTTTGGTGAGCGCTACCCGGTTGCAGATAACAACACAGCCGCCGGCCGCGAGCAGAATCGTCGGGTTGAGCTTGAACTCATCCCAATGAACTAA
- a CDS encoding NAD(P)/FAD-dependent oxidoreductase, with translation MHIVIVGGGAGGLELATRLGRKLGRPERANITLVDKNATHIWKPLLHEVATGVLDAGIDAVSYRAHARRHGFQFQQGAMADVNRQARTITLAAINDDRGREVVGERTIEYDYLVLALGSSTNDFGTPGVAEHCIFLDAPAQAERFHQRMLNGFVRLDASRDASLLRIAIVGAGATGVELSAELHNAAQWLSAYGLPNISRERLQVCLVEAGPRILPALPERLSGKAHRELVKLGVNVRVATRVAAAEAEGLRTSEGELLEADLMVWAAGIKAPDFLANIAGLETNRINQLVVKPTLQTTEDFRIFAMGDCAACTMADGKNVPPRAQSAHQMASCVYDNLLAIMASRPLKAFVYKDHGSLVSLSRYSTVGSLMGNLTRGSMMIEGRLARLMYISLYRMHQIALHGWLRTGLLSLSEKIGRVVRPRLKLH, from the coding sequence ATGCACATTGTCATCGTAGGCGGTGGCGCGGGTGGGCTGGAATTAGCTACCCGCCTTGGCCGCAAATTGGGTCGCCCTGAGCGCGCAAACATTACCCTGGTGGATAAAAACGCCACCCATATCTGGAAGCCCCTGCTGCATGAAGTGGCAACCGGCGTACTCGATGCCGGCATAGACGCGGTAAGCTATCGCGCCCATGCCCGGCGCCACGGCTTTCAGTTTCAGCAAGGCGCCATGGCCGATGTTAACCGGCAAGCGCGCACCATTACCCTGGCGGCCATCAATGATGATCGCGGGCGTGAAGTGGTGGGTGAGCGCACCATTGAATACGATTATCTGGTGCTGGCGCTGGGCTCATCCACCAACGATTTCGGCACACCGGGTGTGGCCGAGCACTGCATTTTTCTGGATGCCCCGGCCCAGGCCGAGCGCTTTCACCAGCGCATGTTAAATGGCTTTGTGCGCCTGGATGCCAGCCGCGATGCCTCGTTGTTGCGCATTGCCATTGTGGGCGCCGGTGCCACAGGGGTGGAACTCTCCGCGGAGCTTCATAACGCAGCCCAATGGTTATCCGCCTACGGCTTGCCGAATATCAGCCGCGAGCGCTTGCAGGTATGTTTGGTAGAGGCCGGCCCCCGCATTTTACCGGCGCTGCCCGAGCGGTTGTCGGGCAAGGCCCACCGCGAGCTTGTGAAGCTAGGCGTGAATGTGCGTGTGGCCACGCGGGTGGCGGCCGCTGAGGCCGAGGGGCTGCGCACGTCGGAGGGCGAGCTGCTGGAGGCCGACCTGATGGTGTGGGCCGCGGGCATTAAGGCGCCGGATTTCCTCGCAAATATTGCAGGCCTTGAAACCAATCGCATCAACCAGTTGGTGGTAAAGCCCACCCTGCAAACCACCGAGGACTTCCGCATTTTTGCTATGGGCGATTGTGCCGCCTGTACAATGGCCGATGGCAAAAATGTGCCGCCGCGCGCGCAATCGGCGCACCAGATGGCGAGCTGCGTGTACGACAACCTCCTTGCCATTATGGCAAGCCGGCCCTTGAAAGCCTTTGTGTATAAAGATCACGGCTCGCTGGTATCGCTGAGCCGCTATTCAACGGTGGGCAGCCTGATGGGTAATCTCACCCGCGGCAGCATGATGATTGAAGGGCGGCTGGCGCGGCTGATGTACATTTCGCTCTACCGCATGCACCAAATTGCCTTACACGGTTGGTTGCGCACCGGTCTGTTGTCGCTCAGTGAAAAAATCGGCCGGGTAGTGCGGCCCAGGTTAAAGCTTCACTAA
- a CDS encoding protein phosphatase 1 regulatory subunit 42: MLNLNPALQLAITACFSAALLIGCQGYEVSVNERKVYTPAPLFTDFNLPDRNLQRCLDQTIADQKATAAVQVKTLNCSNAGIASLAGLEVFTGLESINLADNRLGQTPELLQLMKLTYVDVRGNPALQCAEVMQLPDEITRKLPEHCR; encoded by the coding sequence ATGTTGAACCTGAACCCAGCCTTACAACTGGCCATTACCGCCTGCTTTAGTGCGGCTCTTCTCATTGGCTGCCAGGGTTATGAAGTGAGCGTTAACGAGCGCAAGGTGTATACACCCGCCCCGCTATTTACAGATTTTAACCTGCCCGATCGCAACCTCCAGCGCTGCCTGGATCAAACCATTGCCGACCAAAAGGCCACAGCGGCGGTGCAGGTGAAAACGCTCAACTGCTCGAATGCAGGTATTGCGAGCCTTGCAGGCCTTGAGGTGTTCACGGGGCTTGAGTCTATTAATCTTGCCGACAACCGGCTCGGCCAAACGCCGGAGCTGTTGCAGTTAATGAAGTTAACCTATGTGGATGTACGCGGAAACCCGGCGCTGCAATGTGCGGAGGTCATGCAATTACCCGACGAGATTACGCGCAAACTGCCCGAACACTGCCGCTAG
- a CDS encoding BLUF domain-containing protein, with protein sequence MLNFVMYVSDVCAPMAQDNEQMVQGLIDIERTAKQRNRHLNITGVLLVDGGHFIQLLEGYREDLDTLLASISRDARHTNVSILMDEPISKRAFGEWNMDIFTLDVKPELKSEDLHRFRDCYLANEKPNALEVANWVRRLIKHPEIRFGEVSA encoded by the coding sequence GTGTTGAATTTTGTGATGTACGTAAGCGATGTGTGTGCGCCCATGGCGCAAGACAACGAGCAGATGGTACAGGGGCTGATTGATATAGAGCGCACCGCCAAGCAGCGCAACCGCCACTTGAATATCACTGGCGTGCTGCTGGTAGACGGCGGTCATTTTATTCAGTTACTTGAAGGTTACCGCGAAGATCTGGACACGCTGCTGGCCTCAATTAGTCGCGATGCGCGCCACACCAATGTGTCTATTTTGATGGATGAACCCATCAGTAAGCGTGCCTTTGGCGAATGGAACATGGATATTTTCACACTGGATGTAAAGCCTGAGCTTAAAAGCGAAGATTTACACCGCTTTCGCGACTGTTACCTTGCCAATGAAAAGCCCAACGCCCTCGAAGTGGCCAACTGGGTGCGCCGGTTAATCAAACATCCGGAAATCCGTTTTGGCGAGGTTTCTGCCTAG
- a CDS encoding PilZ domain-containing protein, whose protein sequence is MDADRRRYARQATSIRVEMTHPAFGTLVGYTRDISDGGASVQLETELVPPPGTQVLVVFRKIAGQVNDEPVAMKIMHQNKSTVGLMFCPR, encoded by the coding sequence GTGGACGCAGATAGACGCAGGTATGCCCGCCAGGCCACTTCCATTCGCGTAGAAATGACCCATCCGGCCTTTGGCACGCTGGTGGGCTATACCCGCGATATATCCGATGGTGGGGCGTCTGTGCAGCTGGAAACCGAGTTGGTCCCGCCACCGGGCACCCAGGTGTTAGTGGTGTTTCGTAAAATCGCAGGCCAGGTAAACGACGAGCCTGTGGCCATGAAAATCATGCACCAGAACAAAAGCACCGTAGGATTGATGTTCTGCCCGAGGTAG
- a CDS encoding bacterioferritin-associated ferredoxin: protein MYVCICKGITDSQITDAVAEGATNLRQVRKALGVASQCGKCGVLAQEIIDETLQMHTACDNPLFYTAA, encoded by the coding sequence ATGTACGTTTGTATTTGCAAAGGCATCACAGATTCTCAAATTACCGATGCAGTGGCCGAGGGCGCCACTAACCTGCGCCAGGTGCGCAAGGCATTGGGCGTGGCCAGCCAGTGTGGCAAATGCGGTGTATTGGCCCAGGAAATCATTGATGAAACCCTGCAGATGCACACCGCCTGCGACAACCCGCTGTTCTATACCGCCGCCTGA
- the bfr gene encoding bacterioferritin: protein MKGDPQVIAHLNKVLGNELIAINQYFLHARMYKDWGLTELGEKEYHESIDEMKHADQLIERILFLEGIPNLQDLGKLLIGENVQEMLKCDLKLELKAIPDLKAGIKYCESVQDYISRDLFKEILESEEEHVDWLETQLGLIDRIGLENYQQSQMS from the coding sequence ATGAAAGGCGACCCACAGGTAATTGCCCACCTAAACAAAGTTTTAGGAAACGAACTCATTGCCATTAACCAGTATTTTTTGCATGCGCGCATGTACAAAGACTGGGGCCTGACGGAGCTGGGTGAAAAGGAATATCACGAATCCATTGATGAAATGAAACACGCCGATCAGCTGATTGAGCGCATTTTATTTCTTGAAGGCATTCCCAACCTGCAAGACCTGGGCAAATTGCTGATTGGTGAGAACGTACAAGAAATGCTCAAATGCGACCTGAAGCTGGAGCTTAAGGCCATCCCGGATTTGAAGGCGGGCATCAAGTACTGCGAATCAGTGCAAGACTACATCAGCCGCGACCTCTTCAAAGAGATTCTGGAATCCGAGGAAGAGCACGTAGACTGGCTGGAAACCCAGCTCGGCCTGATCGACCGCATTGGCCTTGAAAACTACCAGCAATCGCAAATGTCTTAA
- a CDS encoding class I SAM-dependent methyltransferase, with protein MLCPVIYSNPALAEAATNLAARLAQPCLGLVAARDVAPATYVLALTEAGLQLQQTGAKAHGPVWVDFNAGSADHRRQYGGGRGQMIAKAVGLKTGIRPQVLDATAGLGGDAFVLASLGASLVMQERNPIVHALLGDGLARLGADARAELQAVHARMQLLPHGADSTRTMPRAQVIYLDPMFPAREKSAAVKKEMAAFHNLVGEDDDQATLLDLALAQAEYRVVVKRPRKAPALAGREPTLSLAGKSSRFDIYPLKKMPEGLVPA; from the coding sequence TTGCTGTGCCCCGTCATTTATAGCAACCCGGCCCTGGCTGAGGCCGCCACAAACCTTGCCGCCAGGCTCGCGCAACCCTGCCTGGGGCTGGTGGCCGCGCGCGATGTGGCGCCCGCCACCTATGTGCTGGCGCTCACCGAGGCAGGCTTGCAGCTGCAGCAAACCGGGGCCAAGGCCCATGGCCCGGTTTGGGTGGATTTTAACGCCGGCAGTGCCGATCACCGGCGCCAGTACGGTGGTGGGCGCGGGCAGATGATCGCGAAAGCGGTGGGGCTGAAAACCGGTATCCGCCCGCAAGTGTTAGATGCCACTGCAGGCCTGGGGGGTGATGCCTTTGTCTTGGCAAGCCTGGGCGCAAGCCTTGTTATGCAAGAGCGCAACCCCATTGTGCACGCGCTCCTGGGTGACGGGCTGGCGCGCTTGGGCGCTGATGCTCGCGCGGAGTTACAGGCGGTGCATGCGCGCATGCAACTGCTGCCCCACGGCGCAGATTCCACCCGCACCATGCCGCGCGCACAGGTTATTTACCTGGACCCGATGTTTCCCGCCCGGGAAAAAAGTGCAGCGGTAAAAAAAGAGATGGCGGCCTTTCATAATCTGGTGGGGGAGGACGACGATCAGGCAACCCTGTTGGATTTGGCCCTGGCACAGGCCGAATACCGCGTGGTGGTTAAGCGCCCGCGCAAGGCGCCTGCGCTGGCCGGGCGCGAGCCCACTTTGAGCCTAGCCGGAAAATCGAGCCGGTTTGATATCTATCCCTTGAAGAAAATGCCAGAAGGCCTTGTGCCAGCCTAG
- a CDS encoding proline--tRNA ligase, which translates to MRASRFLIATLKETPNDAEVISHQLMMRAGMIRKLASGLYTWLPLGLRVLRKVEAIVREEMNSAGAQELLMPVVQPAELWEESGRWQQYGPELLRVKDRHDRAFCLGPTHEEVITDMVRNEISSYKQLPASYYQIQTKFRDEIRPRFGVMRSREFIMKDAYSFHASDACLQATYDVMHQAYCNIFDRIGLEYRPVLADTGSIGGAFSHEFHVLAASGEDAIVFSDGSDYAANMEKAEALAPAGERALAAQTLTKVATPGVGTIEEVCAQLGLPAAGTVKTLIVLGEAPEEGAAQPLVALVVRGDHELNEIKAEKLEGVASPLTFAPEERIKAELGASVGSLGPVNLAITTIVDRSAAHLADFACGANEDGHHFTGANWERDAKITRVEDIRNVVAGDPSPDGKGTLGIKRGIEVGHIFQLGTKYSKALNATVLNENGKAEVMTMGCYGIGITRVVAAAIEQNHDDNGIIWPNAIAPFQVALIPININKSDAVRLASEQLYADLLNAGIDVLYMDEDKARLGVMLANAELMGIPHRVVVGDRGLENGEVEYKGRTDTESRQIPLAGTITHLQSVLTHLG; encoded by the coding sequence ATGCGCGCGAGCCGTTTCCTTATTGCCACCCTCAAAGAAACCCCCAATGATGCCGAGGTAATCAGCCATCAGCTGATGATGCGTGCGGGCATGATCCGCAAGTTGGCCTCGGGCCTTTATACCTGGCTGCCGCTGGGTTTGCGGGTACTGCGTAAAGTAGAGGCCATCGTGCGCGAAGAGATGAACAGCGCCGGCGCGCAAGAGTTGCTCATGCCCGTGGTGCAGCCTGCCGAGCTATGGGAAGAATCCGGCCGCTGGCAGCAGTACGGCCCGGAATTGCTGCGCGTGAAAGATCGCCACGATCGCGCCTTCTGCCTGGGCCCCACCCATGAAGAAGTGATCACCGACATGGTGCGCAACGAAATCAGCTCCTACAAGCAATTGCCCGCCAGCTACTACCAGATTCAAACCAAATTCCGCGACGAGATCCGCCCGCGCTTTGGTGTGATGCGCTCGCGCGAATTTATCATGAAAGATGCCTACTCCTTCCATGCCAGCGACGCCTGCCTGCAGGCCACTTACGATGTGATGCATCAGGCCTACTGCAATATTTTCGACCGCATTGGCCTTGAATACCGCCCGGTACTGGCAGATACGGGCTCCATAGGCGGCGCCTTTTCACACGAATTCCACGTGCTGGCCGCCAGCGGTGAAGATGCCATTGTTTTCAGTGATGGTTCAGATTACGCCGCCAATATGGAAAAGGCCGAAGCCCTTGCACCCGCCGGCGAACGGGCTCTGGCGGCCCAAACACTTACCAAAGTGGCCACCCCGGGCGTGGGCACCATTGAAGAGGTGTGCGCCCAGCTTGGGCTGCCCGCCGCCGGCACTGTTAAAACCTTGATCGTGCTGGGTGAAGCACCCGAGGAAGGCGCGGCCCAACCACTGGTGGCACTGGTGGTGCGCGGTGATCACGAGCTCAATGAAATCAAAGCGGAAAAACTTGAGGGCGTCGCCAGCCCGCTCACCTTTGCGCCCGAAGAGCGCATTAAAGCCGAGCTTGGCGCATCTGTGGGTTCACTGGGCCCGGTGAACCTGGCCATTACTACCATTGTAGACAGAAGCGCCGCCCACCTAGCCGACTTCGCTTGCGGCGCCAATGAAGATGGCCACCACTTTACCGGTGCCAACTGGGAGCGCGACGCCAAAATTACCCGCGTGGAAGATATCCGCAACGTGGTAGCCGGCGACCCAAGCCCAGACGGCAAAGGCACCCTTGGTATCAAACGCGGCATCGAAGTGGGCCATATTTTCCAGTTGGGCACCAAATATTCCAAAGCACTGAACGCCACTGTACTGAATGAAAACGGCAAGGCCGAAGTGATGACCATGGGCTGCTACGGCATTGGTATTACCCGCGTGGTGGCCGCCGCCATTGAGCAAAATCACGACGACAACGGCATCATCTGGCCCAATGCCATTGCGCCCTTCCAGGTGGCACTGATCCCTATCAACATCAACAAATCAGATGCCGTGCGCCTGGCGTCTGAGCAATTGTATGCAGACCTTTTAAACGCAGGCATTGATGTTTTGTACATGGATGAAGACAAAGCCCGCCTGGGCGTGATGCTTGCCAACGCTGAACTGATGGGCATTCCGCACCGGGTCGTTGTGGGTGATCGCGGCCTTGAAAACGGCGAGGTGGAATACAAGGGGCGCACCGACACCGAAAGCCGCCAGATCCCCTTGGCAGGCACCATTACCCACCTGCAAAGCGTATTGACACACCTGGGTTAA